The region atttatatgtacattttgatcttcccccctccctccagaaaaaaatgtatcaatagAGATGAcaggtatttatatatttatatatatttgacAGTTTTACTGCTTTTGTACATCATTTCCATAGATCATAGAATTCACAGCTACATTGATAAAATGAGtcatttctttccttttgtTAACCAATAAACCAAGCGAGCAGAAATGGAACATGAGACatagcaagagagagagagagagagagagagagagagagagagagggggggggggctggggagacagacagacactggtGCATAAACAGAAGCAGTTCAATTAGGACAGGATCAACTATGTACAATACAAACCATTTATATAAATTATGCTCTAGGTTATataattcaatatattttcatagTGGCAGTCAGTAAACCTTTCATACATTATCATGTcagaaataaaaacctgcagaTGAGACCTAAAATAGACCTCATCTACTACTTCAAGCCAGAACTTTACAAAGACAATACAGAAGGCCTGAGAGCAggcgttcctgtgtgtgtaaaatggcttcATAAAACATGCCAGTAATGAAAGGTCTGCTTACCGCAGGGACATCTTTAGCAGGAAGGAGTGCCACTTACATTGCCTCGAATGTGCCACCTTCTCTTTGGGTAGCTAACTGTCACATTATCTTATGTCTGATCATATGTTTGGAGGGaagaggtgggtggggggtcgTATGATTGGGAACAATGTTGCTATGCCACTCTTTTTGAAGACATAATTAAAAAGTGCTGATAAGAACATTCTGGTGATGAAGATTAGGGTGAACTATCATTGTTTCTACTCCATGGTAACATCAAGCATGTTCTCTCAGTGCTCATGAAacgtatgaaaatgaaaatatgaaagtaCTGTAAAGTACTGTAAAGATGTATCACTGAATCTAATGCCATGATAATCTGTATTGTAGTACAGCCTCTCAGGTAGGAATGGaatgaagaaataaagaataaacaaGGCAACATTTGATTCCACAAGACACCAACTTATATTACTGGAGGTACAATCCATTGTTCTATGACAAATCCCTTTGACAATACAGAATGGAACAAGGTCATAGTAATCAGACGACTTTTATATTAAAATTGCCTGTCTGACTTCCTTGCATTACTGCCTTGCACACCTTTTCTTTCGTTTTACCTCTTTCTGTTCAAcctctttttttaatgacaaattGTAATATTCAGTGGGTCAGATAATCAATTCACCTTTAATATAGACAGCATCATCTTTCTATTGCGGACACATTCAGGACAGTACAAATAGCTGATGTATTAAAGGGGTCTGTTCTTGTCCCCCATCTGCCTCCATTCCACATGGACGTTCAACACATCAGCCTGATGGGAAGTACGGAGTGTCACTGTGGTAATTGTAGTCTGGACACACTTTCTGCACCAGTTTGTAGTCAGTGCTGTAGAAGGCAATGTAAATGCAGATGACCTTGAAGGGCTTAGAGCAGAGCCAGGAGACATGACTTTGTGTCTGCTCCTGGTAGCACGTCTTGGATGGGTCAAAGTTGCAGAGCGTGTTCTTGGTCGCCTTGTCGACCTTCTCATACTCAATACGGCAGTTGAATGACTTTGAATCTTTGGCATCAATGACAGACTGCTGAGACAGGTCGAACTCCACAATCTTAGTGGGCGGGACCAGGCTGACTGAGACATTCCCCTGGCCGGTAGAGTTGTGGCGGAAGTAGACGCTAAATGTCCCGTTTCCATGGTCCACAATCTTGCCTGTGATGAGCAGGTTCAGCTTGACTGTCTTGATATTGGAGTGGAAGTCTCCCCAGCCAAACATCTTCTTaaattttcctgttttgactaTTGGTCGCCTTTTGGCCCGGGGGCGGGATTCCTGGAGGTCTGTGGAGTTTCGGAGCCAATCCCAGAGGTCCTGCTCAGAATATGGTTCTGGTGTGTTGTACCGTAGGTCAAGGGCCGTGGCATTCTCTTTGCCCTGTAGAGTCTGTGAGAGCAGGCGACTGATGGACAAGTCCTTACTGCTTCCTGTCCATATGTGCTTTAGTGTTGACTTGGGGCTTCCTGATTTCAGGAGATCTGACTTCCCTGGAATGGAGGCATTCGCACTTGTAACCTATAGACAGATAACAAGACATAAGATTCAAAAATCATAATCACAAGAGACAGAAATACAAAACACTTTGCTGGGTATATTTCAAATTCCTGGACAGCATTGTAATATTTAAAGTTGACGATGTTTACGATATACTATTACATCAGTTGAGTAGAGGAATTCTGAAGTTTTGCATTAATCGATACTGTAGGTCAGGATTCATTTGGGGAATACAGAAAAATGACTtaatgaatgtaaaatgaatgagGGGATTTAATATTGTGCTTGCTCTACCAATGCTTCACCTTCTGTCCCAAGTAAGGTAATTCCACCAACATGTAGAAATTGAATTCTGCAGCCATTCATTAGATTCGTGAGTAAAACCGGACTATTAACAGCACAGCGTTCCTTGAATTGATGATTGATGGACCCCCAGTTTTTCCTGTTTAACACAGATGAGTGAACCCagatttgtacagcactcaatGGACAAATGTGACATTGATTGCCTGATTCCTACTGTAAAACATGACAGCAAATCTGTCTTGGTGAAGCTCTGCATTTTGTAGGTTGCCCCCAGGATCAATACTTAGAAAATAAGGCTTTGCCACCAATCAAAAGGGCCTTTGGACAGCAATACCTTGGCAGGCATGTCAGTGTGATGGCAATATTGCAGTGCTTAACAAGGGTAGAGCTTATGGCAACAATGTGGGATATTTTCAAATGATAGTGCTTGATGGATAGGTATATTTCCGTGTAAGAAGTACCATTCATTATCTCTACAGACAACCCACTGAAAGAATATGCATGACCTTTTAAAATCTGCCATTCTGCCTTTTCATGCTGGTTTTTGAAGTGCCTTTGGCAGGTTACTGAAAAAAAGGCTTTCAGCAAGAACGATTTGTACTGAATAGGAAGAGTGCTCGTGGGAAAATTGCTTTCTTAATTACTTTCAAGGGGTAGAGGGTCAAACAAGCCTGACCACTTCACAAGATGGTGTATTGGATTTTTTTATGGACTCTTGGTGTTGACTTTTGCTGTTGTGAGAGTAGAATGTCAAACAGTACAGTATTTGTTACCAAACCGTGCATTGGTATCTCTAAAGAACCATCCCTCTCATGCGCAGACCATGTTTATTCATTATTCTCTTTTTGCGTTGAC is a window of Conger conger chromosome 1, fConCon1.1, whole genome shotgun sequence DNA encoding:
- the LOC133138945 gene encoding neurexophilin 1; the protein is MQATCWCAVFLLAHAIYLVTSANASIPGKSDLLKSGSPKSTLKHIWTGSSKDLSISRLLSQTLQGKENATALDLRYNTPEPYSEQDLWDWLRNSTDLQESRPRAKRRPIVKTGKFKKMFGWGDFHSNIKTVKLNLLITGKIVDHGNGTFSVYFRHNSTGQGNVSVSLVPPTKIVEFDLSQQSVIDAKDSKSFNCRIEYEKVDKATKNTLCNFDPSKTCYQEQTQSHVSWLCSKPFKVICIYIAFYSTDYKLVQKVCPDYNYHSDTPYFPSG